In Sulfurospirillum tamanense, a single genomic region encodes these proteins:
- a CDS encoding cytochrome c biogenesis protein ResB, giving the protein MTPLTKALFGMPAMVFLLLLFAVASGTATFIENDFGTESAWALIYASWWFALIQLWLGLGLIYSAFAYKLFKKEKLPSLVFHASFLFILLGAGLTRYYGFEGTLHIREGKMENRVVSMEPFVQLRAYKDNEVFSADKQHLVSLLDVFGVNRFSLSLPLGEDEASLRYHSFVPNATTRLVEDEKGEPLVELVVSYKSQPRTIILRQGEVFETPDLIFAFAKNANETIGAPKPTLYMYKEENKFFMRSTHAFGWFNMADATKGDFLPLEVQSIDTTQLYSFKDLTFAPKKLLSLGKETLISQPPKPNEAPKPHALVATLSYKGEHKEVVLYGHGRGRPGYPAQAVAGGQMFQMEWGSKSFELPFNIELIDFQLDRYPGSRAPSSYASEVKVVDAQKNITLPWRIYMNHVLDYRGFRFFQSSYDQDEKGTILSVNQDPGKWPTYLGYFLLAVGLLFNLLNPKSRFGELIRSVNKEMGSARKLVAILALAGFLTSSQSLHA; this is encoded by the coding sequence ATGACCCCACTTACCAAAGCCTTGTTTGGCATGCCAGCCATGGTTTTTTTACTCCTCCTCTTTGCTGTTGCTAGCGGTACTGCCACTTTTATTGAAAATGATTTTGGCACTGAGAGCGCTTGGGCGCTTATTTACGCCTCGTGGTGGTTTGCTCTGATTCAACTATGGTTAGGCCTTGGCTTGATTTATAGTGCCTTTGCTTACAAACTCTTTAAAAAAGAAAAGCTTCCCTCTCTTGTCTTTCATGCTAGCTTTTTATTTATTTTACTGGGCGCTGGACTTACGCGTTATTATGGCTTTGAGGGCACCTTGCACATTCGTGAGGGAAAGATGGAGAACCGTGTGGTTTCTATGGAGCCTTTTGTGCAGTTGCGCGCTTATAAAGATAATGAAGTTTTTTCAGCAGACAAGCAACACCTTGTTTCGTTGTTGGACGTGTTTGGCGTGAACCGTTTTAGTCTCTCTCTCCCGCTTGGCGAGGATGAAGCCTCATTGCGTTATCACTCTTTCGTTCCCAACGCAACAACGCGCCTTGTGGAGGATGAAAAGGGGGAGCCTTTGGTGGAGCTTGTGGTGAGTTACAAAAGCCAACCTCGCACTATTATTTTGCGCCAAGGAGAGGTGTTTGAAACACCTGATTTGATTTTTGCTTTTGCTAAAAACGCCAATGAAACCATTGGTGCTCCCAAACCAACTCTTTACATGTATAAGGAAGAAAATAAGTTTTTTATGCGTTCTACTCACGCCTTTGGGTGGTTTAATATGGCTGATGCAACCAAGGGGGATTTTTTGCCTTTGGAGGTGCAAAGTATTGATACTACTCAGCTTTATAGCTTCAAAGACCTTACTTTTGCCCCCAAAAAACTTCTTTCTTTAGGCAAAGAAACTCTAATTAGCCAGCCGCCTAAGCCCAACGAAGCACCCAAGCCACATGCTCTTGTGGCCACATTAAGCTACAAAGGTGAACACAAAGAGGTCGTGCTTTATGGCCACGGACGTGGTCGCCCAGGGTACCCAGCACAAGCGGTGGCAGGGGGGCAAATGTTTCAAATGGAGTGGGGGTCCAAGAGTTTTGAACTCCCCTTCAATATTGAACTCATCGACTTCCAACTGGACCGCTATCCAGGTTCGCGCGCCCCTTCGTCTTATGCGAGTGAGGTCAAGGTTGTGGATGCACAAAAAAACATCACTTTGCCTTGGCGCATTTACATGAACCACGTTTTGGATTATCGCGGGTTTCGTTTCTTCCAATCCTCGTACGACCAAGATGAAAAAGGGACCATTCTCTCTGTCAATCAAGACCCCGGCAAATGGCCTACTTATTTAGGGTATTTCTTGCTAGCCGTGGGATTGCTCTTCAATCTTCTTAATCCTAAAAGTCGTTTTGGGGAACTTATTCGCTCTGTCAACAAAGAGATGGGCAGCGCTAGAAAACTAGTAGCCATCCTTGCCCTCGCAGGGTTTTTAACTTCTTCCCAAAGCCTACATGCC